Proteins encoded within one genomic window of Desulfosalsimonas propionicica:
- a CDS encoding MerR family transcriptional regulator: protein MEKTYSIGDVAKLTGITEKQLRFWEEKAYIPQPERVVCGGRSYRRYSEEQIEFLKAVKQYRDYGYQLRRALQLANMDKGGESNGS, encoded by the coding sequence ATGGAAAAAACATATTCCATCGGTGATGTCGCGAAACTAACCGGCATTACTGAAAAGCAGTTAAGGTTCTGGGAAGAGAAGGCCTATATTCCCCAGCCTGAAAGAGTTGTCTGCGGAGGCAGATCTTATCGCCGGTATTCAGAGGAACAAATTGAATTCCTCAAGGCTGTAAAGCAGTACCGGGACTATGGTTATCAGTTACGCAGGGCGCTACAGCTCGCAAATATGGACAAGGGAGGTGAGAGCAATGGCAGTTAA
- a CDS encoding UvrD-helicase domain-containing protein gives MANYLKIAVAGSGKTQSIVEHCASLQKDYRALVVTFTQNNQAELRNRIAKDAGDHSGILVMGWFMFLLRDFARPFLPFKFTGERIHGFNFDGRPYRMAKGLRRFLDQSGSAYACELARLSHELVEASHGALLRRLECIYDLILIDEIQDLSSHDWEIIDILLNSSLEVRMVGDIRQAVLSTNPRSPKNKKYAYADALKWFREREVRGILNVSYCTTTWRCHPKIAEFSDTIFNSSWSFPPTESVNKRITDHDGVFLLRQEHVQEYVDRFRPKCLRDSANSGKAFDLNYTNFRLAKGTSCKRVLIVPTAGIRQFLQSGIYLNPIPAAKFYVAVTRAEQSVAIVVDNPGQSRLPYWKPK, from the coding sequence ATGGCTAATTATCTTAAAATTGCAGTAGCAGGGTCAGGTAAGACCCAAAGCATCGTGGAGCACTGTGCATCGCTACAAAAGGACTATAGAGCTTTGGTAGTGACGTTCACTCAAAATAACCAAGCTGAACTGCGCAATCGTATTGCTAAAGATGCAGGTGATCACTCTGGCATTTTGGTAATGGGTTGGTTCATGTTTCTATTGCGGGATTTCGCCCGCCCGTTCCTACCCTTTAAATTCACAGGAGAGAGGATTCATGGCTTTAATTTTGATGGCCGACCATACAGAATGGCTAAGGGATTACGGCGTTTTCTTGACCAAAGTGGATCAGCATACGCATGTGAACTGGCTCGTTTATCACATGAGCTGGTAGAAGCATCCCATGGCGCACTATTGCGTCGACTGGAATGTATTTACGACTTAATCCTGATCGATGAGATTCAGGACCTCAGTAGTCATGATTGGGAGATTATTGACATACTTCTTAATTCCTCGCTTGAAGTTAGAATGGTCGGTGACATAAGGCAGGCGGTGCTTTCCACTAATCCTCGCAGCCCGAAGAACAAGAAGTACGCTTATGCTGACGCTTTAAAGTGGTTCCGAGAACGCGAGGTACGCGGGATACTTAATGTTTCTTATTGCACAACTACCTGGCGTTGCCACCCCAAAATAGCTGAGTTTTCTGATACTATTTTCAATTCAAGTTGGTCGTTTCCTCCCACTGAGTCAGTAAACAAAAGAATAACTGATCATGATGGTGTTTTCCTATTAAGGCAAGAACATGTTCAAGAGTATGTGGACCGTTTCCGACCAAAGTGCCTTAGGGATAGTGCTAACTCTGGAAAAGCTTTCGATCTTAATTACACGAATTTCCGGCTTGCAAAGGGCACATCTTGCAAAAGGGTACTTATTGTACCAACAGCAGGTATTAGGCAATTTTTGCAATCTGGTATCTATTTGAATCCGATTCCGGCAGCGAAATTTTATGTAGCAGTGACACGCGCTGAACAGAGCGTGGCAATCGTAGTTGATAATCCAGGGCAGTCACGGCTCCCGTATTGGAAGCCTAAATAG
- a CDS encoding ATP-dependent nuclease, producing MKIEKVLIKNFRCFGPGWCKIKMENCVTAFVGNNGSGKTAVFQALSRLFGITPSQRRVRRQDFHLPVNQQDLQSGTTLSIEVLFSFPELKWLDEDAAEEAVPEFFRQMAASAPGSTLKARMRLQATWTDDGTPEGNIEEDLRWITTLDDDFEWDDCNRVQAMERGAIQLIYVPATRDAAGKVNALLKGRLWQAAKWSDQFRDRSEETAQEIQRQFWREDPTRFVSERLSRRWKQVHEADTDSTPFLRLIESRFEELVRKAEFAFFPDEANQERELSDLSDGQRSLFHIALTAATLEVEKDLFAQPSEESAFDQEKLRRTSLTLLAIEEPENSLSPFFLSRILSQVREVGAMSSAQVALSSHSPAILSRIEPKEVRYFRLKRDTRRAFVKRLKLPKDDIEASQYVRLAVRAYPELYFARFVILGEGDSERLVIPRIAQAMGIQLDPSFVPIVPLGGRYVSHFWRLLNSLGIPHATLLDLDLGRAHGGGALIADLVAKLKEFDNDLGDNAIVEAGKIDPDGVDAIDDYELMDEDEDNDWLKALRQEGIFFSFPLDIDFAMLHAFPGAYQRPHPGGRGPRGGADAIDDKKKVTLKTNGDPELYDEDYKEEFKWYPYLFLNRSKPDMHIAALARVEDDDLAKNAPPELVALIEHLKKKLDLEENNE from the coding sequence ATGAAAATCGAGAAGGTTTTAATAAAGAATTTTCGCTGCTTTGGGCCGGGATGGTGTAAGATCAAAATGGAAAATTGTGTCACTGCGTTCGTTGGTAACAATGGCAGCGGTAAAACAGCCGTCTTCCAAGCATTATCTCGTCTTTTTGGTATTACGCCTTCGCAGCGAAGAGTGCGACGTCAGGACTTTCATCTACCAGTCAATCAGCAGGATCTTCAGTCGGGGACAACCCTGTCGATCGAGGTTCTCTTCTCTTTTCCGGAGCTGAAATGGTTGGATGAAGATGCAGCCGAAGAAGCGGTTCCAGAATTTTTTCGACAGATGGCTGCTTCCGCTCCAGGCTCAACGCTTAAGGCAAGAATGCGGCTGCAAGCAACTTGGACCGACGATGGCACGCCGGAAGGCAACATTGAGGAAGATTTAAGGTGGATAACTACGCTCGATGACGATTTCGAGTGGGACGATTGCAATCGAGTACAGGCCATGGAACGAGGCGCCATCCAGCTTATTTATGTCCCGGCTACCCGTGATGCTGCGGGGAAGGTGAACGCTTTGCTCAAGGGTCGTCTGTGGCAGGCCGCAAAATGGTCCGATCAGTTTAGGGACCGCAGCGAGGAAACCGCCCAAGAGATTCAGCGACAGTTCTGGCGCGAGGATCCCACTCGTTTTGTAAGTGAACGCCTTTCCAGGCGATGGAAGCAGGTCCACGAAGCGGATACGGATTCCACGCCGTTCCTACGCCTTATCGAAAGTCGATTTGAAGAACTGGTCCGAAAGGCAGAATTCGCCTTTTTTCCCGACGAGGCAAACCAGGAGCGCGAGCTCTCGGATCTCAGCGATGGTCAGCGCTCGCTTTTCCATATCGCGCTCACGGCAGCTACATTGGAGGTCGAGAAGGACTTGTTCGCACAGCCTTCCGAGGAGAGTGCATTCGATCAAGAGAAGTTACGGCGTACAAGCCTCACATTGCTTGCGATAGAAGAACCCGAAAATAGCCTTTCGCCCTTCTTTCTCTCCCGCATCCTCTCGCAAGTCCGGGAAGTTGGCGCAATGTCATCTGCGCAAGTTGCTCTATCAAGTCATTCTCCTGCGATTCTCAGCCGCATAGAGCCAAAGGAGGTGCGTTATTTTCGGCTCAAACGAGATACGCGGCGTGCTTTTGTCAAACGACTCAAGCTACCGAAAGACGACATAGAAGCCAGCCAATATGTCCGACTTGCCGTCAGGGCCTACCCGGAACTTTACTTCGCTCGTTTCGTGATTCTTGGCGAGGGAGACTCCGAGCGCCTTGTAATTCCAAGGATTGCTCAAGCCATGGGCATTCAACTTGATCCATCCTTCGTGCCGATTGTGCCTTTGGGTGGAAGATATGTCAGCCATTTCTGGAGGCTTCTCAACAGTCTCGGTATCCCACACGCGACCCTGCTTGACCTTGACCTTGGAAGAGCGCACGGTGGCGGGGCCCTGATCGCCGATTTGGTCGCCAAGCTGAAAGAGTTTGATAATGATCTCGGTGATAACGCGATAGTCGAAGCTGGCAAAATCGATCCTGACGGAGTGGATGCCATAGATGACTATGAACTAATGGATGAAGACGAGGACAATGATTGGTTAAAGGCCCTGAGGCAGGAAGGAATATTCTTCTCATTTCCGCTTGATATCGATTTTGCGATGCTCCATGCTTTTCCAGGCGCCTATCAACGCCCACACCCCGGAGGTCGGGGGCCGCGGGGCGGCGCCGATGCGATTGATGACAAAAAAAAGGTAACTTTGAAAACCAACGGTGATCCCGAGCTGTACGATGAAGACTACAAAGAGGAGTTCAAGTGGTATCCGTATTTGTTTCTGAACCGGAGCAAGCCGGATATGCATATCGCTGCGCTCGCCCGCGTTGAAGATGATGACCTAGCCAAAAATGCCCCTCCTGAGCTGGTAGCGTTAATCGAGCATTTGAAGAAAAAGCTCGACTTAGAGGAGAACAATGAATGA
- a CDS encoding phage/plasmid primase, P4 family — protein MKQTSITQEVNLKEIPQELLNKEQWIAWKGEYKENGKVVKRPIDPNTGLYAKTNTPDTWSSFAKAFKHYRDNDLDGIGFVFSETDPYLGIDLDDCLDDGLSPEMETLVKSFNSYTEISPSGRGLHIIVKGKLPGRGLRKDKIEVYDKARFFTITGNRMANTPKQIAEREDAINLLYDKLLSPQTNDTGNNNGTEKSMPAGDTEKFKALWDGNYQDYHSQSEADLALCQLLTHYSGKNPEAIDKLFRNSGLYRPKWDEAHYSDGSTYGQTTIQKAIETSGNSRQEKPETSTQQPEFNRTDLGNAERLVYHFGDKIRYCHAWKTWFIWDGCRWCPDETNRIREFAKQTVRLIYHEAKKTEDDSKRQALAKHAVSSESESRIRSMVSLAQSDNQVAIKPDEFDCDRFLFNCLNGTLDLRTGRLFPHRKENYITKLAKIHFDPYAKCPQWMSFLNRIMDKNANLIEFLKRAVGYSLTGDVSEQCLFIFFGSGANGKSTFLRTIDMLMGDYGQQTATETLLVKQKGAIPNDIARLKGSRFITASEAEAEQRLAESLIKQMTGGDIISARFLHQEWFDFEPTYKIFLGTNHKPVIKGTDYAIWRRIKLVPFEVTIPENERDGKLLDKLRDELSGILSWAIQGCMEWQNSGLGIPQEVSAATDEYKNEMDIISDFINECCIESPGSRVLFRDLYQAYKNWCDENGDYPLKKNAFSRRLREKGYVQARIGNSGAKGWKGISLVEEFLPDQVG, from the coding sequence ATGAAACAAACATCTATAACTCAAGAGGTTAATTTAAAGGAGATCCCCCAGGAACTGCTGAATAAAGAGCAGTGGATAGCCTGGAAGGGTGAATATAAAGAAAACGGAAAAGTTGTCAAAAGGCCCATAGACCCGAATACCGGCCTTTACGCAAAAACCAATACCCCGGATACCTGGAGCAGTTTTGCCAAGGCGTTTAAACATTACCGGGACAATGATCTTGACGGCATCGGGTTTGTATTTTCCGAAACCGATCCTTATCTGGGCATTGACCTGGATGATTGTCTTGATGACGGCCTTAGCCCGGAAATGGAAACCCTGGTGAAAAGTTTTAACAGCTACACTGAAATTAGCCCGTCTGGCAGGGGGCTTCATATCATAGTGAAGGGAAAACTCCCCGGAAGAGGCCTGCGCAAGGACAAAATAGAGGTTTATGACAAGGCGCGGTTTTTCACCATCACCGGCAACAGGATGGCAAATACACCGAAACAGATAGCCGAAAGAGAGGATGCGATAAATTTGTTGTATGACAAGCTCCTTTCTCCACAAACAAATGACACCGGGAATAACAACGGCACTGAAAAATCCATGCCTGCAGGCGATACTGAAAAGTTTAAAGCTCTTTGGGATGGCAATTACCAGGATTATCATTCACAGAGTGAGGCCGACCTGGCTTTGTGCCAGCTTCTTACTCATTATTCAGGCAAAAATCCTGAGGCTATTGACAAGCTTTTTCGCAACTCAGGCCTGTACCGGCCCAAGTGGGACGAGGCCCATTACAGTGACGGAAGCACTTATGGTCAGACAACCATTCAGAAGGCCATTGAAACCTCTGGCAACTCCCGGCAGGAAAAACCGGAAACATCAACCCAACAGCCGGAATTTAACCGCACGGATCTAGGCAACGCAGAGCGGCTTGTATATCATTTCGGTGATAAGATCCGCTACTGCCATGCCTGGAAGACCTGGTTTATCTGGGACGGCTGCAGGTGGTGCCCGGATGAAACCAACCGGATCAGGGAATTTGCCAAGCAAACAGTACGCCTAATTTATCATGAGGCCAAAAAGACCGAGGATGACAGTAAACGCCAGGCCCTTGCCAAGCATGCGGTATCTTCAGAATCCGAAAGTCGGATTCGTTCCATGGTTTCCCTGGCACAAAGTGATAACCAGGTGGCCATCAAGCCGGATGAATTTGATTGCGACAGGTTTTTATTCAACTGTTTGAACGGTACCCTGGATCTTCGTACCGGCAGGCTTTTCCCCCACCGGAAAGAAAATTACATCACCAAGCTGGCAAAAATTCATTTTGACCCGTATGCCAAGTGCCCGCAGTGGATGAGTTTTTTAAACCGGATCATGGACAAAAACGCCAACCTTATTGAATTTTTAAAGCGTGCTGTGGGCTATTCCTTAACAGGTGATGTCTCTGAGCAGTGCCTGTTTATCTTTTTCGGCTCCGGTGCCAACGGAAAATCAACGTTTCTCAGGACAATCGATATGCTAATGGGGGATTACGGCCAGCAAACAGCTACCGAAACCCTCCTGGTTAAACAAAAAGGCGCTATTCCCAACGACATCGCCAGGCTGAAAGGTTCCAGGTTTATTACCGCATCCGAGGCCGAAGCCGAACAGCGGCTTGCCGAGAGCCTTATCAAACAGATGACAGGCGGCGATATAATTTCAGCCAGGTTCCTCCATCAGGAGTGGTTTGATTTCGAGCCTACTTATAAAATTTTCCTGGGCACCAACCACAAGCCGGTTATTAAGGGCACGGACTATGCTATCTGGCGCAGGATCAAGCTGGTGCCTTTTGAAGTAACCATCCCGGAAAATGAAAGAGACGGCAAGCTGTTGGACAAGCTCCGGGATGAACTCTCTGGTATCCTCTCCTGGGCGATACAGGGATGTATGGAGTGGCAGAATAGCGGCCTGGGAATACCTCAGGAAGTTTCCGCCGCTACGGATGAATATAAAAACGAGATGGATATCATCAGTGACTTTATCAATGAATGCTGTATAGAAAGCCCCGGTAGCAGGGTATTGTTCAGGGATCTCTATCAGGCATATAAAAACTGGTGTGATGAGAACGGGGATTATCCGCTAAAAAAGAATGCCTTTAGCAGACGGCTAAGGGAGAAAGGCTATGTTCAGGCCCGTATAGGGAACAGTGGTGCTAAAGGATGGAAGGGTATAAGCTTGGTAGAGGAATTTCTTCCAGACCAGGTAGGCTGA
- a CDS encoding UvrD-helicase domain-containing protein: MSLLRPDEWEPQGVTELEPRAWAALRQTAQSVLVTAGAGAGKTEFLAQKATYLLQTGLCSTPKRILAISFKRDAAYNLAERVAKRCPAEQARRFDSYTFDAFSKSLVDRFRAAIPEPYRPPANYRIVMPRRLEYEYFLDTYNIRGVNAQQLERAIARIQLPVADNGPELQRAVALYWQSQYNDYTYVSLSFPMLNRLVELLLRENPEILKALRLTYSIVFLDEFQDTTFSQFQLLRTAFDGSDAIFTAVGDDKQRIMVWAGAMPDAFDQFERQFGAKRISLVSNWRSHEDLVRIQHVIATRIDSTVEEPEARVERLVDGDVAAIWEFAGENEESNCLAQWIEREVQAENIEQHDVAILVRMRADVVESQLSPAFEAHGLRLRNVARNVGDIAIQDLLSEDLTQILMRLLRLGATEKSPENWNAALRDLQFLEAVNSSDEAGLRRLQQRLEKFVRKFRRKLRSLDPIPNSETGSAGAALDFVGTQVLRRAFPAYQRQTDFDRIWKGFLLLLRECLEDAETWSDALDKFEGLNHTALMTIHKSKGLEFHTIIFYGLDNQTWWSLRPDRMEELNSFFVAFTRAKQRGFFTLCNERGQPVVWIENLLAPAGVRRIDFCGGSGVKSVD; this comes from the coding sequence ATGAGCCTCCTGCGCCCAGATGAATGGGAACCTCAGGGAGTTACTGAGCTTGAACCGCGTGCATGGGCCGCCTTACGGCAGACGGCGCAAAGTGTCCTTGTTACTGCGGGGGCGGGTGCGGGAAAAACTGAGTTTTTGGCGCAAAAGGCAACCTATCTTCTCCAGACCGGTTTGTGCTCTACGCCGAAACGCATACTTGCCATAAGTTTCAAGCGCGATGCAGCCTACAATCTTGCAGAACGGGTAGCAAAGCGTTGTCCAGCTGAGCAAGCTCGGCGGTTCGATTCCTATACCTTCGATGCATTCTCGAAAAGCCTGGTGGACCGATTTCGCGCGGCGATTCCAGAACCCTATAGACCTCCAGCTAACTATCGAATCGTAATGCCGCGTAGGCTGGAATACGAATATTTTTTGGATACTTATAACATTCGAGGAGTTAACGCTCAGCAGCTTGAGCGTGCGATAGCCAGGATACAATTACCAGTGGCGGATAATGGACCGGAACTTCAACGTGCAGTCGCGCTATATTGGCAGTCCCAATATAACGACTACACCTATGTATCTCTGTCGTTTCCAATGCTTAATCGGCTTGTTGAATTGCTGCTTCGGGAGAACCCGGAAATCCTCAAAGCCTTGCGTCTCACATATTCTATCGTGTTTCTCGATGAGTTTCAGGACACAACCTTTTCCCAATTTCAACTTCTTCGTACCGCGTTTGATGGAAGCGACGCCATCTTTACAGCCGTAGGGGATGACAAACAGCGCATTATGGTATGGGCAGGTGCAATGCCAGACGCTTTCGACCAGTTCGAGCGGCAGTTCGGTGCGAAACGGATCTCGTTGGTCTCCAACTGGCGTTCGCATGAGGATCTTGTCAGGATTCAGCACGTCATCGCTACCAGGATCGATTCCACAGTAGAGGAACCCGAAGCCCGCGTCGAACGATTGGTTGACGGTGACGTTGCAGCGATCTGGGAGTTTGCGGGGGAAAATGAGGAAAGCAATTGCCTCGCGCAGTGGATTGAGCGCGAGGTGCAGGCAGAAAATATTGAGCAGCATGATGTAGCAATACTTGTGCGTATGCGTGCTGATGTAGTGGAAAGCCAGCTTTCGCCTGCATTCGAAGCGCATGGTCTCAGGCTACGAAACGTAGCCCGCAATGTGGGGGACATCGCGATACAGGATTTACTTAGTGAGGATCTGACGCAGATACTCATGCGCCTCTTGCGGCTTGGAGCGACAGAAAAAAGCCCTGAAAACTGGAACGCCGCCCTGCGCGACTTACAGTTTCTCGAAGCCGTTAATTCCTCCGATGAAGCAGGGTTGAGACGATTGCAGCAGCGTCTTGAAAAGTTTGTCCGTAAGTTTCGACGGAAATTGCGGAGCCTTGATCCCATACCGAACTCTGAAACTGGATCCGCAGGAGCGGCCCTCGATTTTGTCGGGACTCAGGTTCTGCGCCGAGCATTTCCTGCCTACCAGCGTCAGACTGATTTTGATCGCATTTGGAAAGGGTTCTTGTTGCTCCTTCGGGAGTGCCTCGAGGACGCTGAAACATGGTCAGATGCTCTTGACAAATTCGAGGGGCTAAATCATACAGCGCTCATGACAATCCATAAGAGCAAGGGCCTCGAATTTCATACCATCATCTTCTATGGTCTCGACAATCAAACTTGGTGGAGCCTCAGGCCAGACCGTATGGAGGAGCTAAACTCATTCTTCGTGGCCTTTACCCGGGCAAAACAAAGGGGATTCTTCACGTTGTGCAATGAACGCGGCCAGCCTGTAGTTTGGATTGAAAACCTTCTTGCCCCCGCTGGAGTTAGGCGCATCGATTTCTGCGGAGGTTCTGGCGTGAAAAGTGTTGATTAA